Below is a genomic region from Neoarius graeffei isolate fNeoGra1 chromosome 12, fNeoGra1.pri, whole genome shotgun sequence.
GATGTTTTGGATCAGCTCTGGATCCAGCAGGTCCCTTGTTCCGAGGAAAATCCCCTGACGAGCGCTTGGATCCGTCTGATGCTCAGTTGGTCGATGCTCTCCACACAGACATGGACGGTGAGTTTCTCTTCTGTTTGGGTCACAGTTTCTCTAAAGCTAAAACAACACTaattattttatttcaacatGAAACATTGTTGGATTGTTTTGATTAGCGTTTGGGTATCGGGACCCACTCGGACACATAGATTATTACGCTAACGGGGGATCTGATCAGCCTGGCTGCCCAAAGACCATCCTCTCAGGTCAGTCACTCATCATCACAATAAACACGAAGAGACAAAATACATTAAATAATCTCAGCCCCATCAACTCCaccccaactctctctctctctctctctctctctctctctctctctctctctctctctccaggttCACAGTATTTTAAATgtgatcatcagcgctcagtgtttctgtatttggactcggTAAACAAGTCTCGTCAgatcacagcgtatccgtgttctGATTACTCTGACTTCCTGGATGGGAAGTGTTTGAGCTGTGAGCTCTTTAACTCCTCCGGCTGTCCCGTGTTTGGTAagagaatcatcatcatcatcatcatcatcatcatcatcatcatcatcatgccctctgctctcggccaatcagaacacaccttaCAGGAAGAATGATATCTGATCTAATGAACCAGTTTGCACCTGACAGGACATTATTACAGACTGACTCAGTGTTGTGATTTTAGGTTACGATGTGATCATGTGGAAGGACGTTCTCCGGAAGCTTGGACAGACGAAGACGTTTTTCACCACAAACCAAGACGCTCCATACTGCAGTGAGCTTAAAGCAGAAAATATGAAAATATTCTGACTGTGTTTACAATTTTATCCTGAATTTCTCTGTTTTATATGTTTCAACTCCTTCATGTGTTCAGTCTTTATAATTCTAGAAGTTTCTGAGATTATCCAGATGTTTGAACATCAGCTGACTCGGGTTTGTTTTTTCTACAGAAACTGGGTATAAGGTGGAGATCGTAATCTGGAACTCTGAGGTGCGATGGGGCTCCATCACCATCATGCTAAAGAACAGCACACAGGAAACAGAAACTCAGATTGACCAGTGAGTCTGTTCAcatctaatccatccatccatccatccatccatccatccatccatccatccatccatccatccattatctgtagccgctttatcctgtcccaacagccagctgctgtgtccggggatcaggtcgtcgaggcccctgccttcgactgccacccaatccacactgcaccagtcccctactgctacctctgtgggtggtgaacccacaggaggtcgggcccacgtcacctcttcgggctgagcccggccgggccccatgggcaaaggcccggccaccaagcgcttgcatacgagccccaaccccaggcctggctccagggtggggccccggctgcgccataccgggtgacatcacggtccttgatggtttctccataagggttttggtgaactgctcttggtctggcctgtcacctaggacctgtctgccttgggaaaccctgacaggggcataatgcccccgacaacatagctgctaggatcattcaagcacacaaaccactccaccacaataaggtggcagttcgaacctcggatccagaaggaacaatgcggttttcgtcctggtcgcggaacactggaccagctctatacccttcatagggtgctcgagggttcatgggagtttgcccaaccagtccacatgtgctttgtggatctggagaaggcattcgaccatgtcccccgtggtattctgtggggggtgcttcgggagtatggggtttggggctctttgctaagggctgtccggtccctgtacgaacggagcaggagtctggttcgcattgccggcagtaagtcagacctgttcccagtgcatgttggactccggcagggctgccctttgtcaccggttctgttcataatttttatggacagaatttctaggcgcagccaggggccagaaggaatcctgtttgggaaccacaggatttcatctctgctttttgcggatgatgttgtcctgttggcttcttcaaaccaggaccttcagcatgcactggggcggtttgcagtcgagtgtgaagcggctgggatgagaatgagcacctccaagtccgaggccatggttctcgactggaaaagggtggcttgccctctccaggttggtggagaagtcctgcctcaagtggaagagtttaagtatctcgggatcttgttcacgagtgagggaaggatggagcgtgagattgacaggcggatcggtgcagcctccgcagtgatgcggtcactttaccggtccgtcgtggtgaagaaggagctgagccaaaaggcgaagctctcaatttaccggtcgatctacgttccgactctcacctatggtcatgagctttgggtaatgaccgaaagaacaagatcgcagatacaagcggccaaaatgagtttccttcgcagggtggctgggcgctcccttagagatagggtgagaagcacagtcactcgggaggagctcggagtagagccgctgctcctccacatcgagaggaaccagctgaggtggcttgggcatctttttcggatgcctcctggacgcctccctggggaggtgttccaggcatgtccccccgggaggaggccccggggaagacccaggacacgctggagggactatgtctctcggctggcctgggaacgcctcggtgttcttcccgaggagctgaccgaggtgtctggggaaagggaagtttgggcttccatgctcagactgctgcccccgcgacccggtcctggataagcggaagaagacgagacgagacgctttatcctgttctacagggtcgcaggcaagctggagcctatcccagctgactacaggcgaaaggcggggttcaccctggacaagtcgccaggtcatcacagggctgacacatagacacagacaaccattcacactcacattcacacctacgctcaatttagagtcaccagttaacctaacctgcatgtctttggactgtgggggaaaccggagcacccggaggaaacccacgcggacacggggagaacatgcaaactccacacagaaaggccctcgccggccacggggctcgaacccggaccttcttgctgtgaggcgacagcgctaaccactacaccaccgtgccgccccatgtctaATCTAATCCTAATctaatactacacacacacacacagagtaatgtTATGGAGTGTATGCTGTAGAGTTATAGAGGATAGTGATCTGTTCATTTCTCCCGTGTGTCTCTGTTCCCTCTCAGTAAGTCGTTTAAGTTTGAGCGATACACCAACAACATGCTGCTGGCGCAGTTCGAGCGAGACGTTTATCCTGTGGAGAAAATCACGCTGAAGTACGTGACGGGGAACGTGTTCACACCTCGCTATAAACTTCGTGTCCTCCGCTTCCGCCTTACTCCTCTGAAGAGTGGCCTGAGGTGtgtgtactcactcactcacacacacacacacacacacacacacgcagagccaTGTTCCTCCCCCTGTGTGTTTGTTCTGTCCAATCACAGCTCTCCGTTTGTCTCGTTTCAGACCGATGTGCCGCTACGATCTTCTGCTGGAGGAAAACAAAGGTGTCACTTTCAGACCCATTCCCTGTTCCCACTCAAACTTCTGATACAAGAACAAACGCTGAACTCCCACAGGCACGCAGACTGAGTGCACAACTgatcatcactcactcactcactcactcactcactcactcactcactcactcactcactcctttactcactcactcctttactcactcactcctttactcactcactcactcactcactcactcactcactcactcactcactcactcctttactcactccctccctccctccctccctccctccctccctcacttaCTCCTttactcactccctcactcactcactcactcctttactcactcactcactcactcactcactcacttactcctttactcactccctcactcactcactcactcactcctttactcactcactcactcactcactcactcactcactcactcactcctttactcactcactcactcactcactcactcactcactcctttactcactcactccctcactccctccctcactcacttactcctttactcactcactcactcactcactcactcactcactcactcactcactcctttactcactcactcactcactcactcacttactcctttactcactcactcactcactcactcactcactcactcactcctttactcactcactcactcactcactcctttactcactcactcactcactcactcactcactcctttactcactcactcaaggcctctgcatgctcttgcgacaaggctttcacagatagcttttcgcagacagttgtaatttattgttgagcggggagtaataggcgtgcgcgatgttattcaccgccacaacgcaagggggcgcgaagtcgctaggagtagttggtgggtgtggttagtggagtgtttatcctccggttacttatagtgactagaacttttttttttataatgactagaactagagtcgtatagatgtacgtacttcctcacttcctcgatcaaccgctcttcgtgctgctccatcttcgctcgtgtttttaaaaatggcagtcgtgaaaacaaaacaaaccatgaaagtagggaagcggaagtgcgtgtacagcggatgtagagtggaccaatcagatccctcttgtctgcgatgctgtctgcgaggcttctgcggtggtcacaatttttgggaggtgcgcgcagagcgtctgcgaaggtgggggggctacgcagacactgtctgcgatgctatctgcgaggactg
It encodes:
- the lipia gene encoding lipase member H isoform X2, producing the protein MMFRTHCFLIAIIVMPLSMCRGEKCEQIIDLNLTHTLLGTPLDVRLILYTRENTTCGKLLSHDDPFATPSFSHARPCTFLIHGYRPTGSPPVWMNQMVESILSLRNVNVIVVDWNQGAANINYFQVVKKTRAVADNITRFIQRSQLLLSSIHMIGVSLGAHISGFTGANLNGSIGRITALDPAGPLFRGKSPDERLDPSDAQLVDALHTDMDAFGYRDPLGHIDYYANGGSDQPGCPKTILSGSQYFKCDHQRSVFLYLDSVNKSRQITAYPCSDYSDFLDGKCLSCELFNSSGCPVFGYDVIMWKDVLRKLGQTKTFFTTNQDAPYCKTGYKVEIVIWNSEVRWGSITIMLKNSTQETETQIDHKSFKFERYTNNMLLAQFERDVYPVEKITLKYVTGNVFTPRYKLRVLRFRLTPLKSGLRPMCRYDLLLEENKGVTFRPIPCSHSNF
- the lipia gene encoding lipase member H isoform X1; translation: MRRRTSEALSEAQLLLLTLLMFETHRDTVQMFRTHCFLIAIIVMPLSMCRGEKCEQIIDLNLTHTLLGTPLDVRLILYTRENTTCGKLLSHDDPFATPSFSHARPCTFLIHGYRPTGSPPVWMNQMVESILSLRNVNVIVVDWNQGAANINYFQVVKKTRAVADNITRFIQRSQLLLSSIHMIGVSLGAHISGFTGANLNGSIGRITALDPAGPLFRGKSPDERLDPSDAQLVDALHTDMDAFGYRDPLGHIDYYANGGSDQPGCPKTILSGSQYFKCDHQRSVFLYLDSVNKSRQITAYPCSDYSDFLDGKCLSCELFNSSGCPVFGYDVIMWKDVLRKLGQTKTFFTTNQDAPYCKTGYKVEIVIWNSEVRWGSITIMLKNSTQETETQIDHKSFKFERYTNNMLLAQFERDVYPVEKITLKYVTGNVFTPRYKLRVLRFRLTPLKSGLRPMCRYDLLLEENKGVTFRPIPCSHSNF